Proteins encoded together in one Bacteroides ovatus window:
- a CDS encoding DUF3791 domain-containing protein produces the protein MREQVLWRKISRIILLLSVRLEISPERALNLFYETNVCAMLHDSRYGLHLMSDTYIINDVLRELQDKQ, from the coding sequence ATGAGAGAACAAGTACTTTGGAGAAAAATAAGTCGTATCATCCTATTATTATCGGTCCGATTGGAGATAAGCCCGGAACGAGCATTAAATCTGTTTTATGAAACAAATGTATGTGCCATGTTACATGACTCCCGTTACGGTCTGCATCTAATGAGCGATACTTATATTATAAATGATGTATTACGTGAATTACAAGACAAGCAGTGA
- a CDS encoding DUF3791 domain-containing protein has translation MCKQPDILESEKIHFAVMAIEAGAREMGISPMEMRRRLEKMNLIKRLLLDNYEVMHTQSLKHVGEDVAEALKNWEAQEGGKV, from the coding sequence ATGTGTAAACAACCAGATATCCTAGAAAGTGAAAAGATTCACTTTGCAGTCATGGCGATAGAAGCCGGAGCACGCGAAATGGGAATTTCTCCTATGGAAATGCGCCGACGTTTAGAGAAAATGAACCTAATCAAACGTCTTCTACTGGACAATTACGAAGTGATGCACACACAAAGCCTAAAACATGTAGGCGAGGATGTGGCTGAAGCTTTGAAAAACTGGGAAGCACAGGAGGGCGGAAAAGTATGA